The Helicobacter sp. 11S03491-1 sequence GTTAATTTCTATTTGTGTTGTTGCTGTTTCAGAACTTTCATCACTAATAGACTCAAATATAATTTCACTTGGTTTAATAATAAGTTTGATATTATTAGAAAGAGAGTTAATAAGTCGGATAGAATCTGTAATAATATCTTTTGGAAGTTTTATTTCATTTTTGAGGTTTTTGGGAATAATTTTTTCATAATCAGGGTATTTACCATTAATAAGCTTTGTATAAAAAGTATAATGGACTGTTTTGATAATAAGTTGGGTTTGGTTATAAAAGATTTCAAATTCATCATAAAATAATTTTAAGATTTCAGTGATAGCTTTTTTAGGAATGATAATAGATAATTTTTCAATAGATTGTGTGTCATGTTTCATGATTGCAAGTCTTCTGGTATCTGTAGCTACAAAGTTACAGGAATATTCCTTAATATCAAGAAAAGCTCCCCCTAATTCCGGTTTTTGATTGCTATTTTCTATGGCAGGATTGATTTTTTTGATAGAGTGGATGAATTTTGAAGCTTCAATGTTTATTTTTGAGTTTTCGTTGAATTCCGGGAGTTCCGGAAATTCTGAGGCATTAAACATGGGGAGTTTGAATTTTGATTTTCCTTGTTTGATATGTAGGGATTCATTATCAGTTTCGAGGATAATTTCTCCATCTTTAAGTCTTTTGACAATTTCAAGGATTTTTCTGCCGTTTACAGTAGCATTTCCGTCAGAATCTTTTTTGTTTATATCTATTTTTGATTCAATTCCAATTTCATAATCAGTAGCTTTGAGTAAAAGTTTTGTGTCTATGATTTCCAGATAGATGTGTGAGGTAATTTGGGAAGAATCTTTTTTATCTAAGAATGCTTGGAAATTGTTTAAAACTATTTCAAAGTTATTTTTGCTTAGAGTGAGTTTCATTTGTTTTCCTTTATTTTAATAAATTTAGTAACATATAGTAAGTTTAAGTGAAATAGTGAAAACTATACCAAAAAGCTTATAATTAAGGAATTTTTGGTGTGAAAAATTTTGATTTTGTTTTCACATTTATTCACATCTATGTAATACTTAATATTGTATCTAAAAATAGTTG is a genomic window containing:
- the dnaN gene encoding DNA polymerase III subunit beta, with product MKLTLSKNNFEIVLNNFQAFLDKKDSSQITSHIYLEIIDTKLLLKATDYEIGIESKIDINKKDSDGNATVNGRKILEIVKRLKDGEIILETDNESLHIKQGKSKFKLPMFNASEFPELPEFNENSKINIEASKFIHSIKKINPAIENSNQKPELGGAFLDIKEYSCNFVATDTRRLAIMKHDTQSIEKLSIIIPKKAITEILKLFYDEFEIFYNQTQLIIKTVHYTFYTKLINGKYPDYEKIIPKNLKNEIKLPKDIITDSIRLINSLSNNIKLIIKPSEIIFESISDESSETATTQIEINTGIDSEISIGANSKYILDFLSQIETSDFYLCLNEPNTPFILKNENFLTIIMPIIF